One part of the Anaeromyxobacter sp. Fw109-5 genome encodes these proteins:
- a CDS encoding cysteine desulfurase — translation MMGAIGERRIEAGATRRTGSAFDPARVREDFPILRQRVHGRPLVYLDNAATTQKPRAVIDAVSRYYEEDNANVHRGVHLLSERATRLHEDARARVARFLGAPDPREVIFVRGTTEAVNLVAQTFGRTRVGAGDEVLVTELEHHSNIVPWQMLCQEKGARLRVVPVTDAGDLDLDALEALLGPRTRLLSVTQLSNALGTVTPLAEIVARAHAKGIPVFVDGAQGAPHLGFDVVSSGADFYAFSGHKLYGPTGIGVLWGRREHLEAMPPWQGGGDMILSVTFEKTVYNALPFKFEAGTPDISGAVGLAAAIDYVDALGLEAISAHEAALLARAVEALSQEQDVRLVGAPSVRAGAISFLVGDVHPHDVGTVLDRHGVAVRAGHHCAQPLMHRLGLPATARASFGLYNTSEDVDALVRGIRAVREMFA, via the coding sequence ATGATGGGCGCGATCGGCGAGCGGCGGATCGAGGCGGGCGCGACGCGGCGGACCGGGTCCGCGTTCGACCCCGCGCGCGTCCGCGAGGACTTCCCCATCCTCCGGCAGCGCGTCCACGGCAGGCCGCTCGTGTACCTCGACAACGCCGCGACCACGCAGAAGCCGCGGGCGGTCATCGACGCGGTGAGCCGCTACTACGAGGAGGACAACGCGAACGTCCACCGCGGGGTGCACCTGCTGTCCGAGCGCGCGACGCGCCTGCACGAGGACGCGCGCGCGAGGGTGGCGCGCTTCCTCGGCGCGCCGGATCCGCGCGAGGTGATCTTCGTCCGCGGGACGACCGAGGCGGTGAACCTCGTCGCGCAGACGTTCGGCCGGACGCGGGTGGGGGCGGGCGACGAGGTGCTCGTCACCGAGCTCGAGCACCACTCGAACATCGTCCCCTGGCAGATGCTCTGCCAGGAGAAGGGCGCGCGGCTGCGCGTCGTCCCCGTCACGGACGCGGGCGACCTCGACCTCGACGCGCTCGAGGCGCTGCTCGGGCCGCGCACGCGGCTCCTCTCCGTCACCCAGCTGTCGAACGCGCTCGGGACGGTGACTCCGCTCGCCGAGATCGTCGCCCGGGCGCACGCGAAGGGGATCCCGGTGTTCGTGGACGGGGCGCAGGGCGCGCCGCACCTCGGCTTCGACGTCGTCTCCTCCGGGGCGGACTTCTACGCCTTCAGCGGGCACAAGCTGTACGGCCCCACCGGCATCGGCGTGCTGTGGGGGCGGCGCGAGCACCTCGAGGCGATGCCGCCGTGGCAGGGCGGCGGTGACATGATCCTCTCCGTCACGTTCGAGAAGACCGTCTACAACGCCCTGCCCTTCAAGTTCGAGGCGGGGACGCCCGACATCTCGGGGGCGGTCGGGCTCGCCGCCGCGATCGACTACGTGGACGCGCTCGGGCTCGAGGCGATCTCCGCCCACGAGGCGGCCCTCCTCGCGCGCGCGGTGGAGGCGCTCTCCCAGGAGCAGGACGTGCGCCTCGTCGGCGCGCCGAGCGTGCGCGCCGGGGCGATCTCGTTCCTCGTCGGCGACGTGCACCCGCACGACGTGGGCACGGTCCTCGACCGGCACGGAGTGGCGGTCCGCGCCGGGCACCACTGCGCCCAGCCGCTCATGCACCGCCTCGGCCTCCCCGCGACGGCGCGCGCGTCGTTCGGCCTCTACAACACCTCCGAGGACGTGGACGCGCTCGTGCGCGGGATCCGCGCGGTCCGGGAGATGTTCGCGTGA
- a CDS encoding Rrf2 family transcriptional regulator, whose translation MSKLTDYAIVLLAHLARSGRTLAAQELAARSGVPLPTVSKLCKELSKAGLVVSHRGRHGGYGLARPAELISVAEIVEALEGPIALTDCTSPAKVACGIEATCPAKASFDPVTRAIQGALQGLPLSAIAPYRAAAEAEAEPEPAPVTLGVHAS comes from the coding sequence ATGTCGAAGCTCACCGACTACGCGATCGTGCTGCTCGCGCATCTCGCCCGCAGCGGCCGGACGCTCGCCGCGCAGGAGCTCGCCGCGCGCTCGGGCGTGCCGCTCCCCACCGTCTCGAAGCTCTGCAAGGAGCTCTCGAAGGCCGGGCTGGTCGTCTCGCACCGCGGACGTCACGGCGGCTACGGGCTCGCCCGGCCGGCGGAGCTGATCTCGGTCGCCGAGATCGTGGAGGCGCTCGAGGGGCCCATCGCGCTCACCGACTGCACCTCGCCGGCGAAGGTGGCCTGCGGCATCGAGGCGACCTGCCCGGCCAAGGCGAGCTTCGACCCGGTCACCCGCGCGATCCAGGGGGCGCTGCAGGGCTTGCCCCTCTCGGCGATCGCCCCGTACCGCGCGGCGGCCGAGGCAGAGGCCGAGCCCGAGCCCGCGCCCGTCACCCTGGGAGTTCACGCCTCATGA
- a CDS encoding ABC transporter permease, which yields MTAPVRPSARVQLAAVFRKEVQQTVRDRRVMFMLVVAPLIQTVVFGFAVDYEVDRVTTVVVDPDRSATSREDARRLLADGTLRPVGEAGSADAASAAIDEGRASAALVFERRAEADRLSRRGQEVQVLLDGTDPNRTTVTSGAVSRFFAELGERLAREQLATAGATPPAQLRPVPRVAFNPGLETAPYMVPGIAAMLLVIVTTFTSAMGLAREREMGTLEQVLVTPIRPLLLLVGKMAPFVVIGLVVVTLLVGVGTWIFAVPIRGSLGLLYLGTILYLLTTLGAGLLISTMSANQQQAFLGGFLFTIPAVLLSGLMTPILAMPGWLRPLTLVNPIRWYAEIMRGILLRGAGLADLWLELLVLLVIGVAIVAAATLRFHRRLG from the coding sequence GTGACCGCGCCCGTCCGTCCCTCCGCGCGCGTGCAGCTCGCGGCGGTGTTCCGCAAGGAGGTCCAGCAGACGGTGCGCGACCGGCGCGTCATGTTCATGCTCGTGGTCGCGCCGCTCATCCAGACGGTGGTCTTCGGGTTCGCGGTGGACTACGAGGTGGACCGGGTGACCACCGTGGTGGTGGACCCCGATCGCAGCGCGACCTCGCGCGAGGACGCGCGTCGCCTGCTCGCGGACGGCACGCTCCGGCCCGTGGGCGAGGCGGGCTCGGCGGACGCCGCGAGCGCGGCCATCGACGAGGGGAGGGCCTCGGCGGCGCTGGTGTTCGAGCGGCGCGCGGAGGCGGACCGGCTGTCGCGGCGGGGCCAGGAGGTGCAGGTGCTGCTCGACGGCACCGACCCGAACCGCACCACCGTCACGTCGGGCGCCGTGTCGCGCTTCTTCGCGGAGCTCGGCGAGCGGCTCGCCCGCGAGCAGCTCGCGACGGCGGGGGCCACCCCGCCCGCGCAGCTCCGGCCCGTCCCGCGCGTCGCGTTCAACCCGGGCCTCGAGACCGCGCCGTACATGGTGCCGGGCATCGCCGCCATGCTCCTCGTCATCGTGACGACCTTCACCTCGGCGATGGGGCTCGCGCGCGAGCGCGAGATGGGCACGCTCGAGCAGGTGCTCGTCACGCCGATCCGGCCGCTCCTGCTGCTGGTCGGGAAGATGGCGCCGTTCGTGGTCATCGGCCTCGTGGTCGTGACGCTGCTGGTCGGCGTCGGGACGTGGATCTTCGCCGTCCCCATCCGCGGCAGCCTCGGGCTGCTCTACCTCGGCACGATCCTGTACCTGCTCACCACCCTCGGGGCGGGCCTGCTCATCTCCACCATGTCCGCGAACCAGCAGCAGGCGTTCCTGGGCGGGTTCCTCTTCACCATCCCGGCGGTGCTCCTCTCCGGGCTCATGACGCCCATCCTCGCCATGCCCGGCTGGCTGCGCCCGCTCACCCTCGTGAACCCCATCCGGTGGTACGCCGAGATCATGCGCGGCATCCTGCTGCGGGGCGCGGGGCTCGCGGACCTGTGGCTCGAGCTCCTGGTGCTGCTCGTCATCGGGGTGGCCATCGTCGCGGCGGCGACGCTCCGCTTCCACCGGCGCCTGGGCTAG
- a CDS encoding ATP-dependent DNA helicase RecQ codes for MARSPETLFSAADRRALEAEVEELAGAWDAFRARQERSPEVDAAPPEDAVVHRSCGARLDALRARWREAPELFLPPTVERLRALAEAIGRAPAPPPATASGARQLLREVFGHAAFRPGQEEIVTAVLAGRDCLGVMPTGAGKSLTYQIPARILGGTTLVVSPLVALMKDQVDAMGRVGLRAAFLNSTLSPEERRERVRALRRGELELLYAAPEGLEASVGSALEGVRLSLIAVDEAHCISHWGHDFRPAYRNLAGLKERFGARVLALTATATPEVTHDIAAQLGMERPLVVRGSFLRRNLSLHAVKKGEGLRTRDALVRLVRARKGESGIVYALSRKSVEETAALLREHGVRAEAYHAGLEPDVRARVQDAFQSGAIDVVAATVAFGMGIDKPDIRFVIHRDLPRSIESYYQEIGRAGRDGKPSTCVLFYSWADVMSWERLLGDVEPELAEAQLRQTRAMYRLADGDGCRHERVVGHFGEVVAPCGDACDRCSGDDVVASAPAVRVARSSRGGGRARRGGDGRGRGGPALDAEVDLELFEALRAWRGEIARARGVPAYVVFADATLAELALHRPVSRDELLEVKGIGPRKLDEYGEALVRILKGG; via the coding sequence GTGGCGCGCTCACCCGAGACCCTCTTCTCAGCTGCGGACCGCCGCGCGCTCGAGGCCGAGGTCGAGGAGCTCGCCGGCGCCTGGGACGCCTTCCGGGCCCGCCAGGAGCGCTCGCCGGAAGTCGACGCGGCGCCGCCGGAGGACGCCGTCGTCCACCGGAGCTGCGGCGCCCGGCTCGACGCGCTGCGCGCCCGCTGGCGCGAGGCGCCGGAGCTGTTCCTCCCGCCGACCGTGGAGCGGCTGCGCGCGCTCGCGGAGGCGATCGGGCGGGCGCCCGCTCCTCCGCCCGCGACCGCGTCGGGGGCGCGCCAGCTGCTCCGGGAGGTGTTCGGGCACGCGGCCTTCCGTCCGGGCCAGGAGGAGATCGTGACGGCGGTCCTCGCCGGGCGGGACTGCCTCGGCGTCATGCCGACCGGCGCGGGCAAGTCGCTCACCTACCAGATCCCGGCGCGGATCCTGGGCGGCACCACGCTCGTCGTGTCGCCGCTCGTCGCGCTGATGAAGGACCAGGTGGACGCGATGGGGCGCGTCGGGCTGCGCGCGGCCTTCCTCAACTCGACGCTCTCGCCGGAGGAGCGGCGGGAGCGGGTGCGCGCGCTGCGCCGCGGCGAGCTCGAGCTGCTCTACGCCGCGCCCGAGGGGCTCGAGGCCTCCGTGGGCAGCGCGCTCGAGGGCGTGCGGCTGTCGCTCATCGCCGTGGACGAGGCGCACTGCATCAGCCACTGGGGGCACGACTTCCGCCCCGCCTACCGCAACCTGGCGGGGCTGAAGGAGCGGTTCGGCGCGCGCGTGCTCGCGCTCACCGCCACCGCGACGCCCGAGGTGACGCACGACATCGCGGCGCAGCTCGGGATGGAGCGGCCGCTCGTCGTGCGCGGCTCCTTCCTCCGCCGGAACCTGTCCCTGCACGCCGTGAAGAAGGGCGAGGGCCTGCGCACGCGCGACGCGCTCGTGCGGCTCGTCCGCGCGCGCAAGGGCGAGAGCGGGATCGTCTACGCCCTCTCGCGGAAGTCGGTGGAGGAGACCGCCGCCCTCCTGCGCGAGCACGGCGTCCGCGCGGAGGCCTACCACGCCGGGCTCGAGCCCGACGTCCGCGCGCGCGTTCAGGACGCCTTCCAGTCCGGCGCGATCGACGTGGTCGCCGCGACCGTCGCCTTCGGGATGGGCATCGACAAGCCCGACATCCGCTTCGTCATCCACCGCGACCTGCCGCGCTCGATCGAGTCGTACTACCAGGAGATCGGCCGCGCCGGCCGCGACGGGAAGCCCAGCACCTGCGTGCTCTTCTACTCCTGGGCGGACGTCATGAGCTGGGAGCGGCTCCTCGGCGACGTCGAGCCGGAGCTCGCGGAGGCGCAGCTGCGCCAGACGCGGGCGATGTACCGGCTCGCCGACGGCGACGGCTGTCGCCACGAGCGCGTGGTGGGGCACTTCGGCGAGGTGGTGGCGCCGTGCGGAGACGCCTGCGATCGCTGCTCCGGCGACGACGTCGTCGCGAGCGCGCCCGCGGTGCGGGTGGCGCGCTCCTCGCGCGGCGGAGGGCGGGCCCGGCGCGGCGGGGACGGCCGCGGGCGCGGCGGCCCCGCGCTGGACGCCGAGGTGGACCTCGAGCTCTTCGAGGCGCTCCGCGCCTGGCGCGGCGAGATCGCCCGCGCCCGCGGCGTCCCCGCCTACGTGGTGTTCGCGGACGCGACGCTCGCGGAGCTCGCGCTCCACAGGCCCGTGTCGCGGGACGAGCTGCTCGAGGTGAAGGGCATCGGTCCGCGCAAGCTCGACGAGTACGGGGAGGCGCTCGTGAGGATCCTGAAGGGCGGATAG
- a CDS encoding ABC transporter ATP-binding protein, translating into MRPVVEIREVGKRFGSLTALERVSLEIRAGEIFALLGPNGAGKTTLISIVAGLLRASEGEVRVLGHDVQRDYRRTRRAIGLVPQEINFDPFFNVEETLRMQAGYFGVDLTEERLVEILTALDLLSKRETNSRALSGGMKRRLLIGKALVHEPAVLFLDEPTAGVDVELRRALWSYVRRLRERGTTIVLTTHYLEEAEELADRVGVIDRGRLLVVEDKDALLSRHGAKVLRLSLARPLAALPAALAAVGARLAPGGTTVTFEVSAGDAFGPLLAAVADAGLAVADVETRRTTLEDVFVRLVSRESGGATA; encoded by the coding sequence ATGCGTCCGGTGGTCGAGATCCGGGAGGTCGGAAAGCGGTTCGGGAGCCTCACCGCGCTCGAGCGCGTCTCGCTCGAGATCCGCGCCGGGGAGATCTTCGCGCTGCTCGGCCCGAACGGCGCCGGGAAGACCACGCTCATCTCCATCGTCGCGGGCCTCCTCCGGGCCAGCGAGGGGGAGGTCCGGGTGCTGGGCCACGACGTCCAGCGCGACTACCGCCGCACCCGCCGGGCCATCGGGCTCGTGCCGCAGGAGATCAACTTCGACCCGTTCTTCAACGTCGAGGAGACCCTCCGCATGCAGGCCGGCTACTTCGGCGTGGACCTCACCGAGGAGCGGCTCGTCGAGATCCTGACCGCCCTGGACCTGCTCTCGAAGCGCGAGACGAACAGCCGCGCGCTCTCCGGCGGCATGAAGCGGCGGCTCCTCATCGGCAAGGCGCTGGTGCACGAGCCGGCGGTGCTGTTCCTCGACGAGCCCACCGCCGGCGTGGACGTGGAGCTGCGCCGGGCGCTCTGGAGCTACGTGCGGCGCCTGCGCGAGCGGGGGACCACCATCGTGCTCACGACCCACTACCTCGAGGAGGCCGAGGAGCTCGCCGATCGCGTGGGCGTCATCGACCGCGGGCGCCTCCTCGTGGTGGAGGACAAGGACGCGCTCCTGTCGCGCCACGGCGCCAAGGTGCTGCGGCTCTCGCTCGCGCGCCCGCTCGCGGCGCTGCCCGCCGCCCTCGCCGCCGTCGGGGCGAGGCTCGCGCCGGGCGGGACGACGGTGACGTTCGAGGTCTCGGCGGGCGACGCGTTCGGGCCGCTCCTCGCGGCGGTGGCCGACGCGGGGCTCGCCGTGGCCGACGTGGAGACGCGGCGGACGACGCTCGAGGACGTGTTCGTGCGGCTCGTCTCGCGAGAGAGCGGAGGGGCGACGGCGTGA
- a CDS encoding YaeQ family protein — translation MALPSTLHHFDLRIVHADSGLEASVALKTARHPSETVERLWLRVLAYGWQWQEGIAFGPGLCEPDAPDVVAARPDGRAALVLRVGKPEPQRVERDVNANAGARVAVLFESPRRLEAFVAEARERRLARLGRTELAAVDPSLLAWLSRHEDRRTRLELTFVADHLYVDLAGEAGDGPLLRATV, via the coding sequence ATGGCGCTCCCCTCCACGCTCCACCACTTCGATCTCCGGATCGTCCACGCCGACTCCGGCCTCGAGGCGTCCGTCGCGCTCAAGACGGCGCGCCACCCCTCGGAGACCGTCGAGCGGCTCTGGCTGCGCGTCCTCGCCTACGGGTGGCAGTGGCAGGAGGGCATCGCGTTCGGGCCCGGGCTGTGCGAGCCGGACGCGCCGGACGTGGTCGCCGCGCGGCCCGACGGGCGAGCCGCCCTGGTCCTGCGGGTGGGCAAGCCCGAGCCTCAGCGGGTGGAGCGCGACGTGAACGCGAACGCCGGCGCCCGTGTCGCGGTGCTGTTCGAGTCCCCGCGCCGCCTCGAGGCCTTCGTCGCGGAGGCGCGTGAGCGCCGCTTGGCGCGCCTCGGCCGGACGGAGCTGGCGGCGGTGGACCCATCCCTCCTGGCCTGGCTCTCGCGTCATGAGGACCGTCGCACCCGCCTCGAGCTGACCTTCGTCGCCGACCACCTTTATGTGGACCTGGCCGGGGAGGCCGGCGACGGCCCCCTGCTCCGCGCGACCGTATAA
- the sufC gene encoding Fe-S cluster assembly ATPase SufC, which yields MGGNGHVNGKETPLLRVVGLRAKVAGAVGEILKGVELEVRPGEVHAIMGPNGSGKSTLAGVLAGREAFEVTGGSATYAGKDLLALAPEARAAAGVFLGFQYPVEIPGVANLYFLRTALNAIRRARGDEELDAMDFLALAKERMKLVELDPAFGSRSVNEGFSGGEKKRNEIFQMTVLEPRLAILDEIDSGLDIDALRVIARGVNAVRSPDRALLLVTHYKRLLEYIRPDVVHVMANGRIVRSGGPELADELERTGYAWVDGMRPEVAAPAGA from the coding sequence ATGGGAGGGAACGGGCACGTGAACGGCAAGGAAACGCCGCTGCTGCGGGTCGTCGGGCTGCGCGCCAAGGTGGCGGGCGCGGTGGGCGAGATCCTGAAGGGCGTGGAGCTCGAGGTCCGCCCGGGCGAGGTGCACGCGATCATGGGTCCGAACGGCTCCGGCAAGTCCACGCTCGCGGGCGTGCTCGCCGGGCGCGAGGCGTTCGAGGTCACCGGCGGGAGCGCGACCTATGCCGGCAAGGACCTCCTCGCGCTCGCCCCCGAGGCGCGCGCCGCGGCCGGCGTGTTCCTGGGCTTCCAGTACCCGGTGGAGATCCCCGGCGTGGCGAACCTCTACTTCCTGCGCACGGCGCTGAACGCCATCCGCCGCGCGCGAGGGGACGAGGAGCTCGACGCGATGGACTTCCTCGCGCTCGCCAAGGAGCGGATGAAGCTCGTCGAGCTCGACCCCGCGTTCGGGAGCCGCTCCGTGAACGAGGGCTTCTCCGGCGGCGAGAAGAAGCGCAACGAGATCTTCCAGATGACGGTGCTGGAGCCCCGCCTGGCCATCCTCGACGAGATCGACTCCGGCCTGGACATCGACGCCCTGAGGGTGATCGCACGCGGCGTGAACGCGGTGCGCTCCCCCGACCGCGCCCTCCTGCTCGTCACCCACTACAAGCGGCTCCTCGAGTACATCCGTCCCGACGTCGTGCACGTCATGGCCAACGGGCGGATCGTCCGCTCCGGCGGGCCCGAGCTCGCGGACGAGCTCGAGCGGACCGGGTACGCGTGGGTGGACGGCATGCGGCCAGAGGTGGCCGCGCCCGCGGGCGCGTGA
- a CDS encoding ABC transporter permease: MISLGLWTLLQKEVRRFLRVPGQTLLSPVITTALYFVVFGYSLGDRLREVEGVPYARFIVPGLVTLGVVTNAYLNTASSMFVMKLQGTITDLLVSPLSYGEILAGFVVAAVIRGLLVGGVMWAVAGAFSGFEVAHPLLALVLVVLAAVAFAALGLMTAIWASSFEQVNFFPTFFITPLTFLGGVFYSIGMLPAPLRAFTHVNPVFYMVDGVRFGMLGVSDAPPVAGVALLAVLALAALSAAYAMLRSGYKLRG; encoded by the coding sequence GTGATCTCCCTCGGGCTGTGGACCCTCCTCCAGAAGGAGGTGCGGCGGTTCCTGCGCGTCCCCGGGCAGACGCTCCTCTCGCCGGTGATCACGACCGCGCTCTACTTCGTGGTGTTCGGCTACTCGCTCGGCGACCGGCTCCGCGAGGTCGAGGGCGTGCCGTACGCGCGCTTCATCGTGCCAGGCCTCGTCACGCTCGGCGTCGTCACGAACGCCTACCTCAACACCGCCTCCTCGATGTTCGTGATGAAGCTCCAGGGGACGATCACGGACCTGCTCGTGTCGCCCCTCTCGTACGGAGAGATCCTGGCCGGCTTCGTCGTCGCCGCCGTGATCCGCGGGCTGCTCGTGGGCGGGGTGATGTGGGCCGTCGCCGGCGCGTTCAGCGGCTTCGAGGTCGCCCACCCGCTGCTCGCGCTCGTGCTCGTCGTCCTCGCGGCGGTGGCCTTCGCCGCCCTCGGCCTCATGACCGCGATCTGGGCGAGCTCGTTCGAGCAGGTGAACTTCTTCCCCACCTTCTTCATCACGCCGCTCACCTTCCTCGGCGGCGTCTTCTACTCGATCGGCATGCTGCCGGCGCCGCTGCGGGCCTTCACGCACGTGAACCCCGTCTTCTACATGGTCGACGGGGTCCGCTTCGGGATGCTCGGCGTCTCGGACGCGCCGCCCGTGGCCGGGGTGGCGCTGCTCGCGGTGCTGGCCCTCGCCGCGCTGTCGGCCGCCTACGCGATGCTGAGGTCGGGGTACAAGCTGCGCGGGTGA
- the sufD gene encoding Fe-S cluster assembly protein SufD, with the protein MTPLESSLVDLYAKDPREPGWLSEARAEALARFRARGLPTSRDEDWRFTSLAPLAPLVLERAHVADADGGAAAALLDRAPGAEGTRLVFLDGRLRPELSRVGALPGGVVVCPLSRALREAPELVRPHLGRLAPPGDHAFVAANAALMADGGFVHLAAGAALDAPVVLVFLASSHRPALASPRTLVVAGEGARATVAEVFLGTEGVYLTNAVTELVLGEGAEVEHLRLQDESRRAFHVGVVAAEQQARASLTAHALSLGGRLSRSELRTRLVGEQASVAANGLYMADGERLVDNFSWVEHVAPRCSTAETYKGVLDGHSRGVFSGRIRVLPGAQKTVARQMNSNLLLSDDAVVDTKPQLEIFADDVKCGHGGTVGQLDEAALFYLRSRGVPAAEARGLLIYAFAGEMVELVRAAALREAARELVAARLPAGARLLEAA; encoded by the coding sequence ATGACGCCCCTCGAGTCGAGCCTCGTCGACCTGTACGCGAAGGACCCGCGCGAGCCCGGGTGGCTCTCCGAGGCCCGCGCGGAGGCGCTCGCGCGCTTCCGCGCCCGCGGCCTGCCGACCTCCCGCGACGAGGACTGGCGCTTCACCAGCCTCGCGCCGCTCGCGCCGCTCGTCCTGGAGCGCGCGCACGTCGCCGACGCCGATGGCGGCGCGGCGGCGGCGCTCCTCGACCGCGCTCCGGGGGCGGAGGGCACTCGCCTCGTCTTCCTCGACGGCCGGCTCCGCCCAGAGCTCTCCCGGGTGGGAGCGCTGCCCGGAGGCGTGGTCGTGTGCCCGCTCTCGCGCGCGCTCCGGGAGGCGCCGGAGCTCGTGCGGCCGCACCTCGGACGGCTCGCGCCGCCCGGCGATCACGCGTTCGTCGCCGCGAACGCCGCGCTCATGGCGGACGGCGGCTTCGTGCACCTGGCCGCCGGCGCCGCGCTGGACGCGCCGGTGGTGCTCGTCTTCCTCGCCTCCTCCCACCGCCCCGCGCTCGCCAGCCCCCGCACGCTCGTCGTCGCGGGCGAGGGCGCCCGGGCCACGGTGGCGGAGGTCTTCCTCGGGACGGAGGGGGTGTACCTCACCAACGCCGTCACGGAGCTCGTCCTCGGCGAGGGCGCGGAGGTGGAGCACCTCAGGCTGCAGGACGAGTCGCGCCGGGCGTTCCACGTGGGCGTGGTCGCCGCGGAGCAGCAGGCCAGGGCGAGCCTCACGGCGCACGCGCTGTCGCTGGGTGGCCGGCTCTCGCGCAGCGAGCTGCGGACCCGGCTCGTCGGCGAGCAGGCGAGCGTGGCCGCGAACGGCCTCTACATGGCGGACGGCGAGCGGCTCGTGGACAACTTCTCCTGGGTGGAGCACGTGGCCCCGCGCTGCTCGACCGCCGAGACGTACAAGGGCGTCCTCGACGGCCACTCGCGCGGCGTCTTCTCGGGGCGCATCCGCGTGCTGCCCGGGGCGCAGAAGACCGTGGCCCGGCAGATGAACTCGAACCTGCTCCTCTCCGACGACGCCGTCGTCGACACGAAGCCGCAGCTGGAGATCTTCGCCGACGACGTGAAGTGCGGCCACGGCGGCACCGTCGGCCAGCTCGACGAGGCGGCGCTCTTCTACCTGCGCTCGCGCGGCGTGCCGGCCGCGGAGGCGCGCGGGCTGCTCATCTACGCGTTCGCGGGAGAGATGGTGGAGCTCGTGCGCGCGGCGGCGCTGCGGGAGGCCGCGCGCGAGCTCGTCGCGGCGCGCCTCCCCGCCGGCGCCCGGCTCCTGGAGGCGGCATGA
- the sufB gene encoding Fe-S cluster assembly protein SufB has translation MTTAQQLHELTQQKYRYGFVTDIEADQLPRGLSEDIVRLISAKKNEPQFMLEWRLKAYRHWLTLEEPKWANVTYPPIDYQDIVYYSAPKQKKPLASMDEVDPELKRAFEKLGIPLAEQQRLAGVAVDAVFDSVSVATTYKKKLADQGVIFCSFSEAVREHPALVEKWLGSVVPYSDNYFAALNSAVFSDGSFVYVPKGVRCPMELSTYFRINAKDTGQFERTLIVADEGAYVSYLEGCTAPQRDENQLHAAVVELVALDGAQIKYSTVQNWYPGDAEGKGGIYNFVTKRGKAMRKAKISWTQVETGSAITWKYPSCILQGDDAVGEFYSVALTNHRQQADTGTKMIHVGRNTRSTIISKGISAGRGQNTYRGLVKMMKGAEGARNYSQCDSLLIGDRCGAHTFPYIEVRNPSAKVEHEATTSKISEDQLFYCKQRGIPDEDAVSMIVNGFAKQVLKELPMEFAVEAQKLLGMSLEGSVG, from the coding sequence ATGACCACCGCGCAGCAGCTCCACGAGCTGACCCAGCAGAAGTACCGCTACGGCTTCGTCACGGACATCGAGGCGGACCAGCTCCCGCGCGGCCTGTCCGAGGACATCGTCCGCCTCATCTCGGCGAAGAAGAACGAGCCGCAGTTCATGCTGGAGTGGCGCCTCAAGGCGTACCGGCACTGGCTCACGCTGGAGGAGCCGAAGTGGGCGAACGTCACGTACCCGCCCATCGACTACCAGGACATCGTCTACTACTCCGCCCCGAAGCAGAAGAAGCCGCTCGCGTCGATGGACGAGGTGGACCCGGAGCTGAAGCGCGCCTTCGAGAAGCTCGGCATCCCGCTCGCGGAGCAGCAGCGGCTCGCCGGGGTGGCGGTGGACGCGGTCTTCGACTCGGTGTCGGTCGCGACCACCTACAAGAAGAAGCTCGCCGACCAGGGCGTCATCTTCTGCTCCTTCTCGGAGGCGGTGCGCGAGCACCCGGCGCTCGTCGAGAAGTGGCTCGGCTCCGTCGTGCCGTACAGCGACAACTACTTCGCGGCGCTGAACAGCGCGGTCTTCTCCGACGGCTCGTTCGTCTACGTCCCGAAGGGCGTCCGCTGCCCGATGGAGCTCTCGACCTATTTCCGCATCAACGCGAAGGACACCGGCCAGTTCGAGCGGACCCTGATCGTCGCCGACGAGGGCGCGTACGTCTCGTACCTCGAAGGCTGCACCGCCCCGCAGCGCGACGAGAACCAGCTGCACGCCGCGGTGGTCGAGCTCGTGGCGCTCGACGGCGCGCAGATCAAGTACTCCACGGTCCAGAACTGGTACCCCGGCGACGCCGAGGGCAAGGGCGGCATCTACAACTTCGTGACCAAGCGCGGGAAGGCGATGCGCAAGGCGAAGATCAGCTGGACGCAGGTGGAGACCGGGTCGGCCATCACCTGGAAGTACCCGTCGTGCATCCTCCAGGGCGACGACGCGGTCGGCGAGTTCTACTCGGTCGCCCTCACCAACCACCGCCAGCAGGCGGACACGGGCACCAAGATGATCCACGTGGGGCGGAACACGCGCTCGACGATCATCTCGAAGGGCATCAGCGCCGGCCGCGGCCAGAACACCTACCGCGGCCTCGTGAAGATGATGAAGGGCGCGGAGGGTGCCCGCAATTACTCGCAGTGCGACTCGCTCCTCATCGGGGATCGCTGCGGCGCCCACACGTTCCCGTACATCGAGGTGCGGAACCCCTCGGCCAAGGTCGAGCACGAGGCGACCACCTCGAAGATCAGCGAGGACCAGCTCTTCTACTGCAAGCAGCGGGGCATCCCGGACGAGGACGCGGTCTCCATGATCGTGAACGGGTTCGCGAAGCAGGTCCTGAAGGAGCTGCCGATGGAGTTCGCCGTGGAAGCTCAGAAGCTCCTGGGGATGTCGCTCGAGGGGAGCGTGGGGTAG